In a single window of the Natronosalvus caseinilyticus genome:
- a CDS encoding ABC transporter ATP-binding protein, which produces MSAPGPNPLLEVRDLEKHYPITKGILKREIGRVRAVDGIDITVERGQTVGLVGESGCGKSTAATTILQLEEATAGQVLFDGEDVTEFGKSGMKRFRRRAQMIFQDPDSSFDPRMSIGESVAEPLLVNGMDDRQRRRRIVEQLLVRVGLQASDADRYPHEFSGGQKQRIALARALSVNPDLLVADEPVSALDVSIQAEILSIMEELQREFGLGILIISHNLGVIREICDRVGVMYLGQIVEEGPTEEIFNDPQHPYTRALISSIPVPDPHLSRDEVSLSGDVPSPSNPPKGCRFHTRCPEVIQPDGYDFDQETWRHVMDYKYRVQDGSLDAESIRESVVTEDETYDEPNEVPFEPFESRLRSEFSIPALLPDERAEEVFDRSVQSVYDGNLEDAASLLREEFETVCRQETPAEVHVTSDHRAACHLAEAETAVEAPARSSD; this is translated from the coding sequence ATGAGCGCTCCGGGTCCGAACCCGCTCCTCGAGGTGCGCGACCTCGAGAAACACTACCCGATCACGAAGGGGATACTCAAGCGCGAGATCGGGCGCGTCCGCGCCGTCGACGGAATCGACATCACCGTCGAGCGCGGACAGACGGTCGGCCTGGTCGGCGAGTCCGGGTGTGGCAAGTCGACGGCCGCGACCACCATCCTCCAGCTCGAGGAGGCGACGGCCGGGCAGGTCCTCTTCGACGGAGAAGACGTCACCGAGTTCGGAAAGAGCGGCATGAAGCGCTTCCGTCGGCGTGCCCAGATGATCTTCCAGGATCCGGACTCGAGTTTCGATCCACGGATGTCGATCGGCGAATCGGTGGCCGAGCCGTTGCTCGTCAATGGGATGGACGACCGACAGCGGCGACGACGGATCGTCGAACAGCTCCTCGTCAGGGTCGGCCTGCAGGCGTCGGACGCGGATCGCTACCCCCACGAGTTCAGCGGTGGCCAGAAGCAGCGAATCGCGCTCGCCCGGGCGCTTTCGGTCAATCCCGACCTCCTCGTCGCCGACGAGCCAGTGTCGGCACTGGACGTCTCGATCCAAGCGGAGATCCTCTCGATCATGGAAGAACTCCAGAGGGAGTTCGGCCTGGGAATTCTGATCATCAGTCACAATCTCGGCGTCATCCGGGAGATCTGTGATCGCGTCGGCGTGATGTACCTCGGCCAGATCGTCGAGGAGGGGCCGACAGAGGAGATCTTCAACGATCCACAGCACCCCTACACGCGGGCGCTGATCTCTTCGATTCCGGTCCCCGACCCACACCTGAGCCGCGACGAGGTCTCGCTGTCGGGAGACGTCCCCAGCCCGTCGAACCCACCGAAGGGATGCCGATTCCACACCCGCTGTCCCGAAGTGATCCAGCCCGACGGCTACGACTTCGACCAGGAGACCTGGCGACACGTCATGGACTACAAGTATCGCGTCCAGGACGGGTCGCTCGACGCCGAATCGATCCGCGAGAGCGTCGTCACGGAAGACGAAACCTACGACGAGCCGAACGAAGTCCCGTTCGAGCCGTTCGAATCGAGACTTCGTTCGGAGTTCTCGATTCCGGCCCTGCTCCCCGACGAGCGAGCCGAAGAGGTCTTCGATCGATCGGTACAGTCAGTCTACGATGGGAACCTCGAGGATGCAGCGTCACTCCTTCGCGAAGAGTTCGAGACCGTCTGTCGCCAGGAGACGCCAGCAGAGGTTCACGTCACGTCCGATCACCGGGCGGCCTGCCACCTCGCGGAAGCGGAAACCGCCGTCGAAGCGCCGGCCCGCTCGAGCGACTAA
- the hpt gene encoding hypoxanthine/guanine phosphoribosyltransferase — translation MDQLKRSLLEAPIIEKNGYHYFVHPISDGVPKLEPSLLREIVIRITRKADLEDVDRIVTPAAMGIHISTAVSLMTDIPLTVIRKREYGLEGEVSISQKTGYSENEMFINDVYEGERVLVLDDVLSTGGTLAAVLGALDEIGAEVVDTVAVIKKEGGENKVADAGYDVKTLINVDVVDGEVVIVDEDGDD, via the coding sequence ATGGATCAGTTGAAACGGTCGCTCCTCGAGGCCCCCATCATCGAGAAGAACGGCTACCACTACTTCGTCCACCCCATCAGCGACGGCGTCCCCAAACTCGAGCCCTCCCTCCTCCGCGAAATCGTCATCCGCATCACGCGCAAGGCCGACCTCGAGGACGTCGACCGGATCGTCACCCCGGCGGCGATGGGCATCCACATCTCGACGGCCGTCTCGCTCATGACCGACATCCCGCTGACGGTCATCCGCAAGCGCGAGTACGGCCTCGAGGGTGAGGTCTCGATCTCCCAGAAGACTGGCTACTCGGAGAACGAGATGTTTATCAACGACGTGTACGAGGGCGAGCGCGTACTCGTTCTCGACGACGTCCTCTCGACCGGTGGCACCCTCGCCGCGGTTTTGGGCGCGCTCGACGAGATCGGGGCCGAGGTCGTCGACACCGTCGCCGTCATCAAGAAAGAAGGCGGCGAGAACAAGGTCGCGGACGCGGGCTACGACGTGAAGACGCTGATCAACGTCGACGTCGTCGACGGAGAGGTCGTCATCGTCGACGAAGATGGCGACGATTGA
- a CDS encoding DUF7344 domain-containing protein — protein MRMDRPGRPSPLSKGEIFEVLRNQRRRYVLQFLKQDDRPVELGDLAQQVAAWEYETTLEGVTPEQRKRVYTTLQQTHLPKMDTAGILRFDSDDGVIEPTDRTSDLNVYLEIVPGSEFAWRELYLSLGAIGCALVAALWLGIYPLTLFSELAWAGLLSVTITATAAAHIYYERNMRVGHGDEPPELSYGR, from the coding sequence ATGCGCATGGATCGACCCGGCCGGCCGAGCCCGCTCTCGAAGGGTGAAATCTTCGAAGTCCTTCGCAATCAGCGACGCCGCTACGTCCTCCAGTTTCTGAAACAGGACGATCGACCCGTCGAACTCGGCGACCTCGCCCAGCAGGTCGCCGCCTGGGAGTACGAGACCACCCTCGAGGGCGTCACCCCGGAGCAACGAAAGCGCGTCTACACGACCCTCCAGCAGACGCACCTCCCGAAGATGGACACCGCCGGCATCCTTCGATTCGACTCCGACGATGGGGTCATCGAGCCGACCGATCGAACGAGCGACCTCAACGTCTACCTCGAAATCGTTCCCGGCAGCGAGTTCGCCTGGCGCGAACTGTACCTCTCGCTGGGTGCGATCGGCTGTGCGCTCGTGGCCGCGCTCTGGCTCGGAATCTACCCGCTCACCCTGTTCTCGGAACTCGCCTGGGCGGGGCTCCTCTCGGTGACGATCACCGCGACGGCGGCCGCTCACATCTACTACGAACGGAACATGCGCGTCGGCCACGGCGACGAGCCCCCGGAGCTGAGTTACGGACGGTAG
- the coaBC gene encoding bifunctional phosphopantothenoylcysteine decarboxylase/phosphopantothenate--cysteine ligase CoaBC, whose translation MLEGVNVALGVSGSIAAVKTVELAHELCRQGASVRAVMTDSARGIIHPWALEFATDSEVVTEITGGVEHVELCGNDGWADVLLLAPATANTVGKIAGAVDDTPVTTCATTALGAGIPVVVAPAMHEPMYGHPGVLEAIESVESWGVDFVDPRVEEGKAKIATEEAIVCAVARATGDDPLEGRRVVVTSGATSEPIDPVRVLTNRSSGKMGRAVARTCYALGADVTLIHDGDDVPYADVQAVESAAEMLEATLEACDEADVLVSAAAVGDYTVEASDSKLRSGQDVTLDLEPTPKLIDRVRDARPDLPIVAFKAETSGEDEAMIDAARAVLERVDAAFVVANDASVMGEDRTRALLVHAENAAEFSGGKDGLAEEIARSLGVVLEG comes from the coding sequence ATGCTCGAGGGAGTCAACGTCGCGCTCGGGGTTTCGGGGTCGATCGCGGCCGTCAAGACGGTCGAACTCGCTCACGAGTTGTGCCGGCAGGGGGCGAGCGTCCGCGCAGTGATGACCGACAGTGCCCGCGGGATCATCCACCCGTGGGCGCTCGAGTTCGCGACCGACAGCGAGGTCGTCACCGAAATCACGGGCGGGGTCGAACACGTCGAACTCTGTGGGAACGACGGCTGGGCCGACGTCCTCTTGCTCGCGCCGGCGACGGCCAACACCGTGGGAAAAATTGCGGGGGCAGTCGACGACACCCCGGTCACGACCTGCGCGACGACGGCCCTCGGCGCCGGCATCCCCGTCGTCGTCGCCCCGGCCATGCACGAACCGATGTACGGTCACCCAGGCGTGCTCGAGGCCATCGAGAGCGTCGAGTCCTGGGGCGTCGACTTCGTCGATCCGCGCGTAGAGGAGGGGAAGGCCAAGATCGCCACCGAAGAAGCCATCGTCTGTGCGGTGGCCCGCGCGACCGGCGACGATCCGCTCGAGGGCCGCCGGGTCGTCGTCACCAGCGGCGCGACCAGCGAACCGATCGACCCCGTTCGCGTGCTGACGAACCGCTCCTCGGGGAAGATGGGCCGGGCGGTCGCCCGCACGTGTTACGCCCTCGGGGCCGACGTGACGCTGATCCACGACGGCGACGACGTCCCCTACGCTGACGTCCAGGCCGTCGAGAGCGCCGCGGAGATGCTCGAGGCAACGCTCGAGGCCTGCGACGAGGCGGACGTGCTCGTCTCGGCCGCCGCCGTCGGCGACTACACCGTCGAGGCCAGCGACTCGAAGCTTCGCTCCGGGCAGGACGTGACCCTCGACCTCGAGCCGACGCCGAAACTCATCGATCGGGTGCGCGACGCTCGTCCCGACCTGCCCATCGTCGCGTTCAAGGCCGAGACGAGCGGCGAAGACGAGGCGATGATCGACGCCGCACGAGCGGTGCTGGAGCGGGTCGACGCGGCCTTCGTCGTCGCGAACGACGCCAGCGTCATGGGTGAGGATCGAACGCGGGCACTCCTCGTTCACGCCGAGAACGCCGCCGAGTTTTCGGGCGGGAAGGACGGTCTGGCGGAGGAAATCGCCCGTTCGCTCGGCGTCGTCCTCGAAGGTTAA
- a CDS encoding NAD(P)/FAD-dependent oxidoreductase: MQDVCIVGGGVAGLSAAIYTARNGLDTLVVDGGESILARNASLENYPGFPDGVDARRYLALVREHAGNAGAEFELGYVTSVEQRDSQTPEAGFVLETEGGEPLEAHRVIAASWPDSEYLTPLDVGREQRGSKHVVSVDEAGRTAVDAVYAAGRLAGEPHQAIVAAGHGAKVGLAVIHDSGVPFYHDWIAPEGYFTGRDRDVPPACEEIDEAERRERDERARERMLEAFSEPLEAEPTMHPSVARD; encoded by the coding sequence ATGCAAGACGTCTGCATCGTCGGCGGTGGTGTCGCCGGCCTCTCGGCGGCCATCTACACCGCCCGCAACGGACTGGACACCCTCGTCGTGGACGGGGGCGAATCGATCCTGGCACGCAACGCCAGCCTCGAGAACTACCCCGGGTTCCCTGACGGCGTCGACGCCCGCCGGTACCTCGCGCTCGTTCGCGAACACGCCGGGAACGCCGGCGCCGAGTTCGAACTCGGGTACGTCACGAGCGTCGAACAACGCGATTCCCAGACACCCGAAGCGGGATTCGTCCTCGAGACCGAGGGTGGCGAACCGCTCGAGGCGCATCGGGTGATCGCCGCCTCCTGGCCCGACAGCGAGTACCTCACGCCCCTCGACGTCGGTCGCGAACAGCGCGGCAGCAAGCACGTGGTCAGCGTCGACGAGGCAGGTCGGACGGCCGTCGACGCCGTCTACGCGGCTGGACGGCTTGCGGGCGAGCCCCACCAGGCGATCGTCGCCGCCGGCCACGGCGCGAAGGTCGGTCTCGCGGTGATCCACGACTCTGGCGTTCCGTTCTACCACGACTGGATCGCCCCCGAGGGCTACTTCACGGGCCGCGACCGGGACGTGCCGCCGGCCTGCGAGGAGATCGACGAGGCGGAGCGACGCGAGCGGGACGAACGGGCGAGAGAACGGATGCTCGAGGCGTTCTCCGAGCCGCTCGAGGCCGAGCCGACGATGCACCCGAGCGTCGCTCGCGACTGA
- a CDS encoding FAD-binding and (Fe-S)-binding domain-containing protein gives MATERGADPAADSRATYDYRSDDVDRPALVEDISRVVEGEVRADSYSRSLYATDASIYEMTPIAVVFPTSTADVAAVMDYCARREIPVLPRGGGTSLAGQSVNEAVVLDFTTDMDALLEVDFEGRRATAQPGITLGRLNEAIAPHDLKFAPDPAWGDKSALGGAIGNNSTGAHSLQYGKTDAYVEEVEVVLADGTVTRFGEVALADLPDLADGDDLESQIYTEVARILEDEGELIADRYPDLKRNVSGYNLDWLLEDARGSVREAGEPDADGGTINLAKLLCGSEGTLAIVTEATVALEPIPETKSMALLAYDSVLEAVADVESIVAHDPAAVELVDDVLIDLARGTAEFVEVTEMLPEGTGAVLLVEFYAEDDADGKRKVANLLADRCPTVATAVDADPADERPVLEADVRAFDALEAYDETTRAKVWNLRKSGLPILLSRTTDEKHVAFIEDTAIPPEHLAAFVADFQEVLEAHDTYASFYAHAGPGVLHIRPLVNTKTESGLENMESIADAATDLVVEYEGSVSGEHGDGRARTQWNHKLYGDELWETFERLKTAFDSDWLLNPGQVVYREDDPTAMTEHHRFGPDYAFDADFDPALEWDVDNGFQGMVELCHGCGGCRGDQSTTGGVMCPTYRASREEITSTRGRANTLRQAMSGDLEPGEAFTDEFLDEVLDLCIGCKGCAIDCPSEVDMAKLKAEVTHEHHQRHGASLRDRLFANVHDLSRWGSRLAPLSNLGPKIPGARRVMEAVAGISADKPLPRFHRRTFTNWFQDRGGTLRPLSGATRKAVVYPDTFTNYNNPRAGKAAVRVLEAAGVHVAVPDDVGDTGRPAFSKGFLEQARATARENVETLEPAIEDGWEVVVLEPSDAVMFQSDYLDLLGEDARPLSQATYGVCEYLDAFGLDEELSFAPRNETLTYHGHCHQKATRKDHHAVGVLRRAGYRVDPLDSGCCGMAGSFGYEAEHASMSAAIGQILYDQVEESPGERVVAPGASCRTQLAGRGRNHARPQTPIECLEEALGTQSKY, from the coding sequence ATGGCAACCGAGCGCGGCGCCGACCCCGCCGCCGACTCTCGAGCGACCTACGACTACCGGAGCGACGACGTCGACCGCCCCGCGCTCGTCGAGGATATATCACGCGTCGTCGAGGGCGAGGTTCGTGCCGACTCGTACTCCCGTTCCCTCTACGCGACCGACGCGAGCATCTACGAGATGACGCCAATCGCCGTCGTCTTCCCGACCTCGACGGCCGACGTCGCCGCCGTGATGGACTACTGCGCTCGCCGCGAGATTCCCGTCCTCCCCCGCGGCGGCGGCACCAGCCTTGCCGGCCAGAGCGTCAACGAGGCCGTCGTCCTCGACTTCACGACCGACATGGACGCCCTCCTCGAGGTCGACTTCGAGGGTCGGCGCGCGACGGCCCAGCCCGGGATCACACTCGGGCGACTCAACGAGGCCATCGCCCCGCACGACCTGAAGTTCGCACCTGACCCTGCCTGGGGCGACAAGAGCGCCCTCGGGGGCGCCATCGGCAACAACTCGACGGGGGCCCACTCTCTGCAGTACGGCAAGACCGACGCCTACGTCGAGGAGGTGGAAGTCGTTCTCGCCGACGGCACAGTCACCCGCTTCGGCGAGGTCGCCCTCGCGGACCTCCCCGACCTCGCCGACGGCGACGACCTCGAGTCGCAAATTTACACCGAAGTGGCGCGAATTCTCGAGGACGAGGGTGAGCTGATCGCGGATCGGTACCCCGACCTCAAGCGCAACGTCTCGGGGTACAACCTGGACTGGCTGCTCGAGGACGCCCGCGGATCGGTTCGGGAAGCTGGCGAACCCGACGCCGACGGCGGCACGATCAACCTCGCGAAACTCCTCTGTGGCAGCGAGGGCACCCTTGCTATCGTCACCGAGGCCACTGTCGCCCTCGAGCCGATTCCCGAGACCAAGAGCATGGCCCTGCTGGCCTACGACAGCGTGCTCGAGGCGGTCGCCGATGTCGAATCCATCGTCGCACACGACCCCGCGGCGGTCGAACTGGTCGACGACGTGTTGATCGACCTCGCCCGCGGGACCGCGGAGTTCGTCGAGGTGACCGAGATGCTTCCGGAGGGGACCGGAGCCGTCCTCCTCGTCGAGTTCTACGCCGAGGACGATGCCGACGGAAAACGGAAGGTGGCGAACCTGCTCGCCGACCGATGTCCGACCGTCGCGACGGCCGTCGACGCCGACCCCGCCGACGAACGCCCCGTCCTCGAGGCCGACGTCCGCGCGTTCGACGCCCTCGAGGCCTACGACGAGACCACCAGGGCAAAGGTCTGGAACCTCCGCAAGTCCGGCCTCCCGATCTTGCTCTCGCGGACGACCGACGAGAAACACGTCGCGTTCATCGAGGACACCGCCATCCCGCCCGAACACCTCGCCGCGTTCGTCGCCGACTTCCAGGAAGTGCTGGAAGCCCACGACACCTACGCGAGTTTCTACGCCCACGCGGGCCCCGGCGTTCTCCACATTCGGCCGCTCGTGAACACCAAGACGGAATCGGGGCTCGAGAATATGGAATCGATCGCCGACGCCGCGACGGACCTGGTCGTCGAGTACGAGGGGTCGGTCTCGGGCGAGCACGGCGACGGGCGCGCCCGCACGCAGTGGAACCACAAACTGTACGGCGACGAGCTCTGGGAGACCTTCGAGCGGCTGAAGACGGCGTTCGACTCCGACTGGCTCCTGAACCCCGGCCAGGTCGTCTACCGCGAGGACGACCCCACGGCGATGACCGAGCACCACCGCTTCGGCCCCGACTACGCCTTCGACGCCGACTTCGACCCCGCACTCGAGTGGGACGTCGACAACGGCTTCCAGGGCATGGTCGAACTCTGTCACGGCTGTGGCGGCTGTCGGGGCGACCAGTCGACGACCGGCGGGGTGATGTGTCCGACCTACCGAGCCAGTCGCGAGGAGATTACCAGCACGCGCGGGCGGGCGAACACCTTGCGTCAGGCAATGAGCGGCGACCTCGAGCCCGGCGAGGCCTTCACCGACGAGTTCCTCGACGAGGTGCTGGACCTCTGTATCGGCTGCAAGGGCTGTGCGATCGATTGTCCCAGCGAGGTCGACATGGCGAAGCTCAAAGCCGAGGTGACCCACGAACATCACCAGCGACACGGCGCGAGCCTGCGCGACCGCCTGTTCGCGAACGTGCACGACCTCTCGCGGTGGGGCTCCCGGCTGGCTCCGCTGTCGAACCTCGGACCGAAGATACCGGGTGCACGGCGGGTGATGGAGGCCGTCGCCGGCATCAGCGCCGACAAACCCCTGCCCCGATTCCACCGCCGGACGTTCACCAACTGGTTCCAGGACCGTGGCGGCACCCTGCGGCCACTCTCGGGAGCGACGCGGAAGGCGGTCGTCTACCCGGACACGTTCACGAACTACAACAATCCCCGGGCGGGGAAAGCTGCCGTGCGCGTCCTCGAGGCCGCCGGTGTCCACGTCGCGGTGCCGGACGACGTGGGCGATACGGGCCGCCCTGCGTTCTCGAAGGGATTTCTCGAGCAGGCGAGAGCGACCGCCCGGGAGAACGTGGAGACGCTCGAGCCAGCGATCGAGGACGGCTGGGAGGTGGTTGTCCTCGAGCCCTCCGACGCCGTCATGTTCCAGTCGGATTACCTCGACCTCCTCGGCGAGGACGCCCGTCCCCTCTCGCAGGCGACCTACGGGGTCTGTGAGTACCTCGACGCGTTCGGCCTCGACGAAGAGCTCTCGTTCGCACCGAGGAACGAGACGCTCACCTACCACGGCCACTGCCACCAGAAGGCGACCCGGAAGGACCACCACGCCGTCGGAGTCCTCCGGCGGGCGGGCTACCGCGTCGATCCGCTCGACTCGGGCTGTTGTGGGATGGCCGGCAGTTTCGGCTACGAGGCCGAACACGCCTCGATGAGTGCGGCCATCGGGCAGATTCTGTACGACCAGGTCGAGGAGAGCCCGGGTGAGCGGGTCGTCGCCCCCGGTGCCTCCTGTCGCACCCAACTGGCGGGCCGTGGACGGAACCACGCCCGACCACAGACGCCCATCGAGTGCCTCGAAGAGGCCCTGGGGACACAATCGAAGTATTAA
- a CDS encoding DUF7521 family protein, whose protein sequence is MSPNAPSDVTVMIALAIVKTLILVVGGTITFLTLKAYRRTRRRELGLLAVGFGVVTLGFVLAGVLFEVLEVALAVGVLIESLLVLGGFLVIAYSLYVD, encoded by the coding sequence ATGAGTCCAAACGCACCCAGCGACGTGACCGTGATGATCGCGCTGGCGATCGTCAAGACGTTGATCCTGGTCGTCGGCGGGACGATCACGTTCCTGACGCTCAAGGCCTACCGGCGAACCAGACGGCGGGAACTCGGTCTGCTCGCGGTCGGGTTCGGCGTCGTGACGCTTGGGTTCGTCCTCGCCGGCGTGCTCTTCGAGGTGCTCGAGGTGGCGTTGGCCGTGGGCGTTTTGATCGAGAGTCTGCTCGTGCTCGGGGGCTTTCTGGTGATCGCGTACTCGCTGTACGTCGATTGA
- a CDS encoding helix-turn-helix domain-containing protein, whose amino-acid sequence MVRDPLTSDAAPSAEDVCAALDDPDSREIIRHLDEPMTAAELNARCDIPQSTLYRKLESLTEATLLEESTEIRRDGHHASKYGVAFSEITLALEDDNTLSARIERPPRTADERLADLWSEVREEL is encoded by the coding sequence ATGGTTCGGGATCCGCTCACCTCGGACGCTGCCCCCTCGGCCGAGGACGTCTGTGCCGCCCTGGACGATCCCGATAGCCGTGAAATCATCCGCCACCTCGACGAACCCATGACAGCCGCAGAACTCAACGCCCGCTGTGACATCCCACAGTCGACGCTGTACCGAAAACTCGAGTCGCTGACCGAGGCGACCCTGCTCGAAGAGTCGACCGAGATTCGACGCGACGGCCACCACGCGAGCAAGTACGGGGTCGCCTTCTCCGAAATCACGCTCGCACTCGAGGACGACAACACCCTGAGCGCCAGAATCGAGCGCCCGCCGCGGACGGCCGACGAACGTCTGGCCGACCTCTGGTCGGAAGTCCGCGAGGAATTATGA
- a CDS encoding 2-amino-3,7-dideoxy-D-threo-hept-6-ulosonate synthase, which yields MTSTAGLDARLDRIGTDGRYVIVPMDHGITLGPVTGLKDIESTIDAVTRGGADAVLTQRGIAPRVHSSKNDAGYIVHLNASTTIGPDENDKRLTGTVEDAIRAGADAVSFHINVGSTHEPGQLEDLSKLTSAADRFGIPVLAMAYARGPDVAGDDPEALGHAVRLAEEVGADVVKTGYSGDADSFEHVVEATRLPVVIAGGSRGTDRQTLEMVRGAVDAGGAGVSMGRSIFQHEDSEGIARAVAAVVHDDRDVDEALEVGGLALEV from the coding sequence ATGACTTCGACAGCCGGACTCGACGCACGACTCGACCGCATCGGGACAGACGGGCGGTACGTCATCGTTCCGATGGACCACGGAATCACCCTCGGCCCCGTCACGGGCCTGAAAGACATCGAATCGACCATCGATGCGGTCACGCGCGGCGGCGCCGACGCCGTCTTGACCCAGCGCGGCATCGCCCCGCGCGTCCACTCGAGCAAGAACGACGCGGGCTACATCGTTCACCTCAACGCCTCGACGACAATCGGCCCGGACGAAAACGACAAGCGCCTCACGGGGACCGTCGAGGACGCGATCCGGGCCGGCGCCGACGCCGTCTCCTTTCACATCAACGTCGGTTCGACCCACGAACCCGGCCAGCTCGAGGACCTCTCGAAACTGACCAGTGCGGCCGATCGCTTCGGTATCCCGGTCCTCGCGATGGCCTACGCGCGCGGCCCCGACGTCGCGGGCGACGACCCCGAGGCGCTCGGCCACGCCGTCCGTCTCGCCGAGGAGGTCGGTGCCGACGTCGTGAAGACCGGCTACAGCGGCGACGCCGACAGTTTCGAACACGTTGTCGAGGCTACCCGGCTCCCGGTCGTCATCGCCGGCGGTTCCCGCGGCACCGACCGCCAGACCCTCGAGATGGTTCGCGGCGCCGTGGACGCCGGCGGTGCGGGTGTCTCGATGGGTCGGTCGATCTTCCAGCACGAAGACTCCGAGGGGATCGCCCGTGCCGTCGCCGCGGTCGTCCACGACGACCGGGACGTCGACGAGGCGCTCGAGGTCGGCGGACTGGCGCTCGAGGTCTAA
- the trpA gene encoding tryptophan synthase subunit alpha, giving the protein MSDRIDAAFADGPAFVPYLAAGDPTYEASLEYVEALDRGGADVIELGLPFSEPIAEGPTIQEAVIRALEGGMTPERFFEFVEDLEVEAPLVCMTYYNLIYQFGEERGPRSFVERAAEVGLEGFVVPDLPAEEADPLREACDEFGLDLIFIVAPTTHGERLERMRERVSGYVYVQARLGTTGAREDVSDQTGTSLERLANWDVPKAVGFGIKTGEHAERIVAAGADGIIVGSALVDIVAEGHETGKSTAETAARLEVRARELAEGATRGANPENVPQPEQP; this is encoded by the coding sequence ATGAGTGACCGCATCGATGCGGCGTTCGCCGACGGCCCCGCGTTCGTCCCGTACCTCGCGGCGGGCGATCCGACCTACGAGGCCTCCCTCGAGTACGTCGAGGCCCTGGACCGGGGTGGCGCGGACGTGATCGAACTCGGCCTCCCCTTCTCGGAGCCGATCGCGGAGGGACCGACGATCCAGGAGGCCGTGATCCGGGCGCTCGAGGGCGGGATGACGCCCGAGCGCTTCTTCGAGTTTGTCGAGGATCTCGAGGTCGAGGCGCCGCTGGTGTGTATGACCTATTACAATCTGATCTACCAATTTGGCGAAGAACGAGGGCCCAGATCGTTCGTCGAACGCGCCGCCGAGGTCGGCCTCGAGGGATTCGTCGTCCCTGACCTGCCCGCCGAGGAGGCCGACCCGCTGCGTGAGGCCTGCGACGAGTTCGGTCTCGATCTGATCTTCATCGTCGCGCCGACCACCCACGGCGAGCGCCTCGAGCGGATGCGCGAGCGCGTCTCGGGGTACGTCTACGTTCAGGCGAGACTCGGGACGACCGGCGCGCGCGAGGACGTCTCCGATCAGACAGGGACGAGCCTCGAGCGACTGGCCAACTGGGACGTCCCGAAGGCGGTCGGCTTCGGCATCAAGACGGGCGAGCACGCCGAGCGCATCGTCGCCGCGGGGGCCGACGGAATCATCGTCGGGAGCGCCCTGGTCGACATCGTTGCCGAGGGCCACGAAACCGGGAAATCGACCGCCGAGACCGCGGCCCGCCTCGAGGTGAGGGCTCGCGAACTCGCCGAGGGCGCCACCCGCGGGGCGAACCCGGAAAACGTACCGCAACCAGAACAGCCATAA